The Helianthus annuus cultivar XRQ/B chromosome 11, HanXRQr2.0-SUNRISE, whole genome shotgun sequence region AAGCTTCTGAGATGATCCTTGTCATTGACAATTTTTCTAATGGATTCCTTGATGATTATTTGGAAAACCTCAAAGAAAAACGTGTTTTGACTTGGGAAAAACGTTTGAAAATTTGCATTGATGTTGCACACGGGTTACATTATATTCACTCTCAGATGGAAGACCAAAAGATGATAATAAATCGTGATATATGTAGCTACAAAATTGGATTGGATGAGAACCAGGGGGCAAAAATTGTTGAATTTGGCGAATCCATAGTCTTGCCTCTAGATCAAAAAGATGAAGCCCTTTATCTCCAATGCATTGGCGCAGAACACTACATAGATCCAGAATACAAAAAGACTAATAAGGTGAAAAGAGAATCAGATGTTTATGGTTTTGGAGTAATCTTGTTTGAAATTCTATGTGGGAGATTAGCCAATGACCCAATATACCTTAAGGAGAGTGACATAGGGTTGGCCCATGTAGCAAGACGAAGCTTCAGCACAGGATCGCTAGAAGAGTTGATAGATCCTATAATAAAGGAAGAAGTTGGTGAAAACAATTTTGTTCTAAACAGAGGACCCAACAAGGATTCTTTGCACAGGTTTATTACAATTGCACACCAATGTGTGGCAGAAACTCAAGACCAACGCCCAAAAATGGAAGTCGTAGTCAACGAACTTGAGAAAGCATTATTCTTTCAAGTAAGTCATTGTTCTAACTTCATATTATGGTTTCCTGAAAGTAAAATAGTTTGATGATTCACTATAATATCAAAAACAAATGTAGATTGTTTGATCACGTTAGATTCGGGTTATTAAAGCACCTAGCGTTCAACCTTATAGACAGTGTAGGAATTCCTCAATCCTCCGTTTTAGACTATCGATTTAGGACTTCACTAAATTTCTTATATGGAATTACCAAAATAAGGGAAAACATAGTAGTAGAGAAGGAGTTGGCCAAATTTGGTATTATTATCAACCAAATTTGGGATTGGGGCTCGAAGAAACAAATAAGGGGAAAGGAGAAAAAGGTTAAGGTATGGATTGATGGATGGTTACCGAGGGGCCTTTATGTGACCGTTTCCGTAGCGTCTTCCGATTGGCCAATCGAAAGATAAAAAGGCACTGATTAAAGATTGCTATAAATATGTTGACTCAAATGTTATTTGGGATTGGGGCTGGAAgaaacatattatatatatatatatatattgttttattattaacATGTTGGAGGTTGTGGATTAATTGGAATGATTTCTGTTGCAAAATGGTGAATGACATTAAGGAAAACTCCTTTTGGTGGATGCAGAATAGAGTGAAAAGGCGGAATTGGCTTGGGGAACTTTAGAATATTTTATGGTGTTGATTTGTAATTTCATGTTCTGTTCTTGTTTTCTTTTTGCTGTGTTTCTTTCTATATTTTCCAGTGCTGTATCGAGCCTCCTTAGGTTTGTCCTTTGTTTCGTTTTTAATGGAATCCCTTTTAGTTGTtcaaaaataaaagaaatcataAAGGACATTTATCATCttattagaccacccgtagtggggcttggtttttaaaaaaaattgaaaaaaaacgccccaaaacgcccctcCCCCCACTACACCCCGGCGTTAGCCGGCgttattttcaaataaataaaaTGGAGgttggcgttttaattaaaacgttGAACATGCACATGCCCAATGTTGACTAGCCAATGGGAGGGATACAAAtagtttccttttttttaaacatgCACAGGGACCGAAATATGCTCACATGCACATGaccattttgtttttgttttttttttctaattggaaggggcgttattggaataatgccccactacgccacttttggaATAATGCCCCATGCCGACTGAGATAACACGTGTCGGATAATAGCCCATGGTGGGGCATTATTTTTCTaaaccactacgggtggtcttaaaGTCATATTGTTCAGTGTTTTAGGTCTAATATCACCAAATTATCATTGTCTCATCATTATATACTTTTCTATAATATTTAAAAACAATCTTACGAATTTAGTATTTTTTATCAATAATTTCTTGTTAtcaatatgtgtatttttatttGGTGTGTCATGATTGACAGAAAAACAACAATGACATCCCAAGAATGTCACTTGAAGACATAAAACAGGCCACACAAAACTTTCATAATGACAATTGCATCGGGAGAGGAGGATTTGGGAAAGTCCATAAAGGAAACTTTCAAGATGGTGATGGATTTAAAACCATTGTTGCAAAGCGATTGGATTCAAGGTTTGGTCAAGGGGAACAACAATTCTTAAGTGAGCTCCAAATTCTTTTAGATTTTAAGCATGAGAGTGTCATTGGTCTTGTGGGCTTCTgtgatgaaaatgatgaaaaaaTTATTATCTATGAGTATGCGTCCAAAGGAAGTCTTGATAGATATTTAAATGATGTTTCTCTTACATGGGAGAAACGACTTGATATATGCATTGATGTTGCAAGAGCGTTGGATTTCCTACATGGAGGAGTTGGAAAACAAGCGAAGGTGATACATAGGGACATCAAAACTGCTAACATTCTACTAAAGGATGAGTGGAAAGCAAAACTTGCTGATTTTGGGCTTTCCTTAGTAAGTCCATTAGTTAAAGAGACGGACTATGTTATTGATCATGTGTGTGGAACAACTGGATACCTGGACCCACTTTATAGAAAATTGGGGTTCCTAACCATAGAGTCCGATATTTATTCATTTGGTGTTGTTTTATTTGAGATTTTGTGTGGGAGATCGACATTTGAAATCAAAAAACATGAGGGCCACTATCTACCAGATTTCATTGAAAAAAGTTTTAAAGAAGGAAAGCATGGTGAGGTGGTGTTCAAACAAATAAGGGAACAGATCGTGCCGAAATCATTAATTACATTTCAAGAGATTGCCTACCAATGCCTACATCTTGATAGAGAAAAACGACCAACAACAAAAAAAGTTTTAATGCAACTCAAGAAAGCATTGGTATTTCAAGTAAGTTATCACAATTTTATGAAAGCAGGGTTCCTTTAAGTGCATTAATATAAATTATGACTTTAACTTGTGTTCATCAAAAGGTTATTGATAGTATTTTTTATAGATTAATCTTTGAACGACaagaacaaacacacacacatgtgtgtgtatATTAGAAACTGTATTCATTCTAGATGTTTTAGTGTATTGTTTTACGTTTTAATTATTTATATCTTTGTTGTAAAATACttgaattttatcattttttgttatatttgaatatttataaaataattgatAACCGAATAGAAAGAGTATGTAAATCCTTATGTACGTGTAAACTTAAAAGTTTATTATATTATGTTTACCTTTAAAGTCGGGACTACCTATAAATCATTATATTAATTCAATTTTTAAGCTTATTTAATTAATGGAATAGAAAGTCAGGGATTCAGGTTGCTAGATCTGATATATTTATGTATGTGTGGTTGCTCATATATCTTATTAGATCTTACCTTCTCTTCCATTTGTAACTCGTTTTAATACTCCCTTCTGCTTGATAAACAGAACATGTCATCAACAATGAACCAGTTTGCTCACTTACAAATCCCACTTGAAGATGTGGCGAAGGCCACCAACAACTTTCATCATGATAACATCATCGAACATGATGGAGTTGGTATCGCATATAAAGGACGACTCTTGTGGTCTGGGAGGTTGATGGAGATCGCTGCTCGGAGGTTTGATTGTAAGCGTGGGGAAGGAGACCTCAAGATCTTGACAGAAATTTCAGTGCTTTCTGATCTCAAGCATAAAAATCTAGTCTCTGTTATTGGGTTTTGTGATGAGATAGATGAAAAGATCATTGTAACCACGTATGATGCCAATGGAAGTCTAGGGCAGTATTTAAACAGCCTGAACCTCACATGGAAGCAAAGATTGAGGATATGTCTAGGTGTGGCTCGTGCGTTGAGTTACCTACATTATGGCAAGGGACGTGATTATGCTATTCTACATTGTAACATCAATAGCAAAACTATTTTATTGGACGATAATTGGGAAACCAAGTTATCCGGTTTTGAATTTTCCATCAAACAATCAGTAAATGATAAGGATCAGGTGTGTCCTTGTGAACACACCGGCACATTGGGGTGTGAGGACCCAGCGATTGAAAAGACGGGAGGTGTGACCCACAAGTCGGACATTTACTCATTCGGTGTTGTTTTATTCGAAACATTGTGCATGAGGAAAGCATTAATTCAGAACGAGGCTGATTGGTCTCTAGCTCAGTTGGCCAAGTATCATCATGAAAAGGGAACTTTGCATGATATAATCCATCCTCATCTATTAAATCAAATATTGTCTCCGCAAGCACTCCTCATATACTCAAAGGTAGCATATTCTTGCTTAAATGATGATCGAGCACACCGCCCAGATACGCACTATATTGTGGCTATACTTGAGAAAGCATTGGAACTTCAGTTGCGTCATGAAAATATTGTAAGACCCTTTTTCTATTTTATTATCTATTTTTTGGTATTCATTATTCTTGGATGGTAATTGTTCTTTTGTTTCAGTATCTTTATTTTCTATTCTACTTGAAAGTAAGTCAAAATAGGATGGTAAAAGAATCCAAATTGAAcgaaaaaaccgaaacatcaAGGATGGGTAGCATAGTTTTATTTTTGATGGGTTTGGACATGTGTGGTATTAGGTGATACCGTCCAATTAACCGCATAGAATGTGATATATGAATTTAAGGAACATAGTAAATAATATCATTAAGTTGTTACAAACTTAAAATTACTAAAGAAATATATTTTTTGTTAGAAGTTTGTTTGAGTACACAATACTTTAATTCTCTTTTTGGTGAGTTTATGATTGGTTTATGGGTAATGGGTGTCCCAACGGGTAATTTTTACCACATGATCATACGACGTATACTCAATATGTGCAGGTACACCCTGTAGCCCACAGATAATGTATACATGTCTAATACCAAATATTAGACACAATTTATAATCGGGTATGATTGAGATTACCAAAACCGACCCTTTACCATTCATAGTGAATCAGATGGAGTGGTTGGGTTGAGGCGTTGGTTATAAACTTTTTATGTACTTATCACTATGGCAATAATAATTTATACTTTAAAATTAACTTTTTTCCGTTCAACTTTTTTGACTTGCAATctatttaaacatgttatttTTAATTACTTAATTTATTAACAGTTTACTTAGGTAATCATTAATCTTTTATTATTATAGTACTTCTATTATTACTAGTCACTACCAGGTGTGGTTAAATTTTAATTTTGGTCTTTTATCTATACTCGGCTGTAACCCATAGAATGTTTGTTTcttgtataatttttattttggTTATCATTTCCCTTTGTTtgaaatagaaaaacaaaaaaaaaaattattcaagGCTTTGGTGTTCTTAAAAAACCCATGTTACATATAGAAGCCTAAGGCTTTGGTGTTCTTAAAAAACCCATGTTACATATAGAAGCCTATTGTTGGAGAAAACCTCAATCATTGGTTTTTAAAAAAACGCCAAGATTCTTAAATATCTAAGCAAATCACGGTTGGGTTTATGACGAAcaccattttttattattatttgagaGGTGGCAAAAACATCCAGGCTAGATGTTTTAGACTGTGGGGTGTGAAGCGACTTGGGTTGTggcattgctcgacacgtggCAAATGTGGGCTCCACCAATCCACACCCAAAAAAGTGGGGTGTGGGAGTGGCGTGGCCAGGCCGGCGTGTGGTGGCATGTGGGTTTTTTTTTAACAttgacaattatataaaaaacacaacttatattaattaaaaaaagttacataaaagacaatcctaaaatataaaaaaaaaactatttagcaaatcctaaaaaataaaaaaaaaccctacttattaaatcctaaaaaaaaaaaaaaatcaacttattaaatcctaaaaaaataaaaaaaattacaaagcACGGTAAATATTAATTAGGTGGGGAACCCACTTAAACTCCGTATTCTTGTCGTGCCTATACTCGATCTTCGCGATCTCCACTCAATAGTCGTAGGTCAAGTCGCCCGCATGGACACGGTCGAAACAAACTTTAAACCGATCCAATCTCGGTTTGAGCTCACGCCATTTGTGTTGACATGCGCTTAAGTTGTGACGCGTGTTCCCGACGTGTTGTTGGTATTGTTGGAACGCTAGGCCCCAATGCGCGGTTTGACCGCGTTGTAGAGTACGTTGTGCGTCCACAATCGATGTCACTAGTGTTATTTCCTTCTCTTTGGTCCAATGCACCATTTTCGACtttttggtttgggtttggtggaagaagaatgggaaaaaatgtaatttttggTTTGGGTTTGGGTGAGTATTTATAgtaaaaaatgtaattttttttttaaatttgagtTAACATATCTAACCGTCACCCTCAACGGCTATCCCCAAAAGGCTACATTGAACCAGGCAATCAAAGCCAAACCATGTCACACTCCCCCCCGCCCCACGCCAGGCTTAATCCTCACACCAACGGGGCAACGCCATGACCAACGCTAGCTCGGTGTGGTATAGCCAACGTTTTTAGTATTCTGccgccccaacccacgccccacacCCCGCAGTCTAAGGGTGAGGCGGACCAGGGGATACTATGATGCCTTGCAAATTTATTATCATGCTTATTATATGCGATGgaaattttaatttaattaaacttTACTAAAACACATGATTGATTTGGATTCCTTTCAGACTATCATTTAATATACATAATTTAATAGTATTTAAGTATTTAACTAATTCAAAATATGTGTTTCGGTGTTATTTACAAACTCAGTAACTATAAAAAGTTTACGGGCTTGGTAAAACGAGTTGGACCATCTTCCAAGGCTCAGTTATGATGTCTTGATGGAAAACTAGGGCACCCGAAACACAGGGAAAAGGGGATCAGGGGTCGGCGCCGGACTCACTTCAGTTGAGGTTCTGGTCTGCAACAATTGAATCAGATAGCAACATTGGTTTGCTATACTTTGTATAATTGTAGTAGTGGCTAACTGTCAATAGATTCGAATGTCCTCTTTAGTATTTCTAAAAGGAACATAATTTCTTCTCAATTCATATTCAGTTTTGTAACTCTCTTTTTCCCTTTGTCACATATTTGCAGGAAAACAAGTTCGGACACTTGAAGATTCATCTCAATGATATTAAATTAGCAACAAATAATTTCTCAGAGACATACACAATTGCATCTGTGGATGGCGAATGTACTTTGTACAGAGCAGAACTCCACTGTTTTGATAAAGAAAATCCTTCATCTGAAAAGGGGAAGAATAAAGGAGATCATCCCAAGGGACACAACATTGTGGTTATAAAACGGTACCCCTCTGGAAGTCAGTGTTTTGGAGAAGAAGAGTTTTTTACAGAAATTGAGATGCTTTCGAGTGTTGAGCATCCGAACATAGTCACTTTAATTGGATTCTGTATTGAAGATTCTGAGATGATCCTTGTCATTGAGAATGTGTCTAATGGATATCTTTGGAATTATTTGGGAAATGACAATGATATGCGTATTTTGACATGGGAGAAGCGTTTGAAAATCTGCATTGATGTTGCGAACGCATTGGAGCACCTTCACTCTGAGATGGAAGACCAAAAGATGATAATACACCGTGATATATGTCGCTACAACATTGGGTTGGACGAGAACTGGAGGGCAAAGATTGATGGGTTTGTAGCATGTGTATTCTTGCCTCCAAATCAAGAAGACGAAGCTGTCTATATCAAGTGGCGTGGCAGAACGGACTACATAGATCCAGAGTATGAGAAGACTGATAAGTTAAAAAGAGAATCAGACGTTTACAGTTTTGGAGTTGTATTGTTTGAAATTCTATGTGGGAGGAGAGCCTATGACCCAATTTACACGAAGGAGAATGGGAGAGGGTTGGGCCCTGTGGCAAAACAAAGCTTCTGCATGGGAACACTAGAGAGCATGATAGATCCTATATTAAAAGAAGAAACTGGTGAAAACAATTTTGTTCTAAATAAAGGACCCAACAAGGATTCTTTGCACACATTTATGAAAATTGCATACCAGTGTGTGGCAGAAACTCAAGACCAACGTCCAACAATGAAAGTCGTTGTCAAGGAACTTGAGAAAGCATTATCATTTCAAGTAAGTCAACGTTCCAAAACATTAATCTTTTTATACACATGCAAAATGCTTGTTAATAGTATTCATATGTACCATAGTATTTGTACTCAAATCATTACATTTATATTGAAAAAACACCCTTCAATTTTTAACTTCTAGTGTTCTTGTCCTAAGCCCGTTCTTAACTATTGATGAAGTTATCAAAGCTTCTCTTTAAACTTACTCTTTTCCCTTAACTATTGATGAAGTTATTAAACCCTGATGTAGCATCCCCCGGGGGCTGCTATTCTATAATCACGATTTTAATATTCATTTGGCTTTCTCATTGTCCCAGTTGAATTCAGAGGTTAAATCTGATTATGTGGAGGAGAAGAGTCATGCTTCCATAATTGAGACACAAGTAGTTGAGCTTTCCAATGAACTGAACAGTATGAACATGACCGGCAAATctgaaaattttgaaattcatAACAAGGAAAATATGTTACATGACCAAACCGATGACTCAGCTGAACCTGACTGTTGTAAGTTTGCTatcttttaaatttttaaaatgaTTTATTAAAGTGGAGTCTTAAGCTGGTTATATGTGGGTTCAGGAAAGTTAGACTCTTAGGAAGGCTGCTACACCTTCTTGGCCAAATATGCCAGAAGAAATGCACAAATATGAAAAGGAGGCTAAGTTGCAGGTGCTTTTGGTTGGTGTATTTGGTGGGGTCGGCTGGATAGGGGTTTGCGTTCAAACAAGTCATGTTTCATATAGTTTTAAACAGGCTGGGTGGATTGAGTTGGACTTTTTTCATATATCTTAATTTGTTTGTATAAGTGAATGTCATGTTGATGCTTCTCTAGTTCTTTCTTTACTTGTTTATGTTGGTGATTTTAGTGTTATCGACATAATTTTAGTGTTATTGGATTAACTTGTCGACTAAGTCGGTGTTGGTAAAATTAAACGAGTTAGGAGATACGGGAGTGCAAGCTCGATTTAGTTTACAAGATCGGGTATCTGTCTGTTTCGGGCCTTGCTGAATCAATAAAACTAATTTGCGATTGGGCCTAAGTTGGTTATTTCATTTGGGCCTGTAAGTTTTAATCAGATCCCTTGTATTTGGGCTTTGGGACTTAGTGGGTTATTTGTCCTATTAATAATCACTTGTTTGTGGGCTTAGATTAGTTGTTCTAATGGGCCTATCATATTGGATGTGGGATTCTACGCATCTGTGTAAGTTTTGTGATAAGAAACAAACCGTTCCAGCTCAGGATGATGTATGTAATGATACCAGAGACTTTGGTGCTGTTGAGTTCAGCAAAGTTTCTGACTGTACTTCTCATTGGCCGCCCCAATGTTGGCAAATCCGCATTGTTTAATCGTTTAGCTATTCTAATTTATGTCTTTTACTGTTATATTATAGCTGAATTAGCTGGTCAGCCAGACATGTTGGGTAACTTGCCAAAACAAATTTGGGTAAAACGATAATTTGTTTGGTACAGGTCAAAAAGGTTAGGTTGACCTGAACGTTTTTTTTGCCAAGAAGGTTACTATGTCAAGAATAATATACTTATCCAATAAAATGATTTAGGAGCCTTTCAACCTGTTTGGCCCGTTTTATTTTAAGCTACTCGTTTTTACCCATTTGACCTGTTTAATCGTCACCCAAATTAAATCATTTGTAAGTCAGTGGATATGGTATTTAGTTTTATTTATGCACAATGTGTGTTTGTACCTACTAATTTCTTTTTATTGTATCTAATATCATTCGTTATATATGGTGGGTGTGGATATGGTATTTAGTTTGATCATATGACTAGAGACATATGAGAAGGGATTGCCAAATTGGGTGATTTGCGATTTAAGGTGTTGGATTCAGCCGGGTTAGAGGCCGAGGCTTCGTCTGGTTCCGTTCTTGGTCGGAGTGCAGAAATTACCGCAAATGTGTTGAGAAAGTGTAAATTCGCACTATTTCTTATTGATGCAAGGTTAGTTTTATCTTCATCACTTGTTCATGCTCATTTTTATGTGCACTGACATAGAAACAAAATAAATATCTTTATTTAGAGACGGCTTGCAGCCCATGGATTTGGATGTTGGAAAGTGGCTAAGAAAGCATGCTCCTGAAATCAAAATTATTACGGTAATGAACAAAGCTGAATCACTTGATGATGGTTTTGGGTCTGTTGTTTCTGCTGCTAATGAAGCCGCGCGTACATTGAGATTTGGAGATCCTGTTGCTTTCTCTGCAGAAACTAGTTTAGGGATGAATGATTTATATGAAGTTTTCAGGCCATTGCTTGAACAACAACAAATGCTTCTTCAAACTGTACAAGGTAAGAGTAGTTTATCAACCCTTAACTTCAGAAAATACCATACATGTCTCTTCACTTTGGCTTAGTTTACTTCAATATTTGTTTGTTGCTAGTTTGCAACTCAGATGAAACTAATGAAGAGGAGTCAAAGCTACCCTGCAGTTAGCATTTGTGGGCCGGCCTAACGTTGTTTTGGAGTGCTTTCCTGCATTGACTTTTTATGCTTCAAGTATTGTTGACTTTTGACTGCATTGACTTCTAGTTGACTGAGGCCCACCTTTTAGAAGCTTTGACCAAATCCAGACCATCAAAATTCCAGATATGTTCTACATTAACAGCCATGATCAGGTCCTTCATCCCTTGTCCATATTTTACTTTCAGATAACTAATTAACATAATCCTCCCTTTACCATATTCATGGCAAACTTTGACCCAATAACTCCCATAAACTTGACCACTGACCACAAGCATTTGACTTCTGATTTTTTTTACCGTTAACTTCAGTTGACCTGCTAGGTTATTATTGTAATGGACCAGGACATTTAGTTGGTAAAATGTAAAGATTGGGGAAGTAAAATCACCATATCAGATTATAAAAATATGTAAAATCTTGAAATACGTATAGATTTGAATAGTAGTACAGATACTATTAATAAACTAACACTTTAAATAACAAAAGACCATGCAACGTGAGTAAAGAATATCAAGTCAAAGTAACTCCCACAAAATAGGAATATGACCCACGATACGTTCCTAATAACAATTCAATTAAACTTCAAGTCTTCCACAATAAACTGCCAATTTGACTTGTACCCGTTGACCCGTCATTCGTAACTCAAAGTACAAATCAACAATTCTCTATGCAAATACAGAACTAGTAACAATTTGATTGCTCTTGTGATGTAGGCTAGAAAATGTCAGATGTTGCTGCATTTGACTTCCCAGAGTTGACTTTTGACTATTCAGCCATTGTGAAGTTTCGGCATCAGTTGAAGCTTTAGAGAGCACTGAAACAAAGATATAGATAGAAACAAACTATTTTGAAAATGGGTTTTCATGTTATGTTTTATCTTTAACTGTTTTAAGTGCTAATATCATCAACAAGATTATGACCATTATTGACTTTTTGTTGTATAAGTTGATGTTTTGAGCATATTTTCCAACTTGTATGCACCAAGATCCTCCTTTTCAATCAAAACTGAATCAGTTTCTTCAACAAT contains the following coding sequences:
- the LOC118484350 gene encoding uncharacterized protein LOC118484350 isoform X4 encodes the protein MTTTIPKFAHLQIPLEDVLNATNNFHDDNIIGRGGFGPAYKGQLQRSGKLIKIAARRLDRTHGEGHVEFWTEISALSDLKHTNLVSIVGFCNEKDEKIIITTYAANGSLREHLNNPNLTWTQRLRISVGVARALSYLHYDEGRGYGFIHRNVNSSTILLDEKWEAKLSGFEISIKQAVNRMDQITLSEPIGTIGYVDPEIEKSKGVTCKSDIYAFGVVLFEILCGRRAYIKNDANRLLATLVMHHYEKETLPDIIHPDLKNQMSRHQISIRSLRIYSETAFSCLKEERSHRPHIFNIVNELEKALEKALKFQPRPENFGNNLEHLKIELHDIKLATHNFSDTNKTNSSKCYTWYTVELRHFAKENPSFIEGISKSKLFKRHDTFVIKRFLPEDDEFEEELFFTELEVLANVKHHNIVSLIGFCVEGFERILVTEKLSIGFLGNCLGDVREMRNLTWEKRLKICIDGAHALNYLHYEMDDKKVMIHSHIDSFKFGLDENGRAKIEDFEFAVFLPPNQEDETLCKRTYFRSKYHVDPEYAKIGKLKRESDVYSFGVVLFEILCGREAGDQIYLKESEKGLVHVARRNFYNGTIEDVIDPTLKEETGKKICNPINKDSLYTFLKVADQCVAETQDQRPTMKVVLKELQKALVFQVIQEEQVHEPNMDQVVDELQITTFQTPKNNNDIPRMSLEDIKQATQNFHNDNCIGRGGFGKVHKGNFQDGDGFKTIVAKRLDSRFGQGEQQFLSELQILLDFKHESVIGLVGFCDENDEKIIIYEYASKGSLDRYLNDVSLTWEKRLDICIDVARALDFLHGGVGKQAKVIHRDIKTANILLKDEWKAKLADFGLSLVSPLVKETDYVIDHVCGTTGYLDPLYRKLGFLTIESDIYSFGVVLFEILCGRSTFEIKKHEGHYLPDFIEKSFKEGKHGEVVFKQIREQIVPKSLITFQEIAYQCLHLDREKRPTTKKVLMQLKKALVFQNMSSTMNQFAHLQIPLEDVAKATNNFHHDNIIEHDGVGIAYKGRLLWSGRLMEIAARRFDCKRGEGDLKILTEISVLSDLKHKNLVSVIGFCDEIDEKIIVTTYDANGSLGQYLNSLNLTWKQRLRICLGVARALSYLHYGKGRDYAILHCNINSKTILLDDNWETKLSGFEFSIKQSVNDKDQVCPCEHTGTLGCEDPAIEKTGGVTHKSDIYSFGVVLFETLCMRKALIQNEADWSLAQLAKYHHEKGTLHDIIHPHLLNQILSPQALLIYSKVAYSCLNDDRAHRPDTHYIVAILEKALELQLRHENIENKFGHLKIHLNDIKLATNNFSETYTIASVDGECTLYRAELHCFDKENPSSEKGKNKGDHPKGHNIVVIKRYPSGSQCFGEEEFFTEIEMLSSVEHPNIVTLIGFCIEDSEMILVIENVSNGYLWNYLGNDNDMRILTWEKRLKICIDVANALEHLHSEMEDQKMIIHRDICRYNIGLDENWRAKIDGFVACVFLPPNQEDEAVYIKWRGRTDYIDPEYEKTDKLKRESDVYSFGVVLFEILCGRRAYDPIYTKENGRGLGPVAKQSFCMGTLESMIDPILKEETGENNFVLNKGPNKDSLHTFMKIAYQCVAETQDQRPTMKVVVKELEKALSFQLNSEVKSDYVEEKSHASIIETQVVELSNELNSMNMTGKSENFEIHNKENMLHDQTDDSAEPDCF
- the LOC118484350 gene encoding uncharacterized protein LOC118484350 isoform X3, with the translated sequence MTTTIPKFAHLQIPLEDVLNATNNFHDDNIIGRGGFGPAYKGQLQRSGKLIKIAARRLDRTHGEGHVEFWTEISALSDLKHTNLVSIVGFCNEKDEKIIITTYAANGSLREHLNNPNLTWTQRLRISVGVARALSYLHYDEGRGYGFIHRNVNSSTILLDEKWEAKLSGFEISIKQAVNRMDQITLSEPIGTIGYVDPEIEKSKGVTCKSDIYAFGVVLFEILCGRRAYIKNDANRLLATLVMHHYEKETLPDIIHPDLKNQMSRHQISIRSLRIYSETAFSCLKEERSHRPHIFNIVNELEKALEKALKFQPRPENFGNNLEHLKIELHDIKLATHNFSDTNKTNSSKCYTWYTVELRHFAKENPSFIEGISKSKLFKRHDTFVIKRFLPEDDEFEEELFFTELEVLANVKHHNIVSLIGFCVEGFERILVTEKLSIGFLGNCLGDVREMRNLTWEKRLKICIDGAHALNYLHYEMDDKKVMIHSHIDSFKFGLDENGRAKIEDFEFAVFLPPNQEDETLCKRTYFRSKYHVDPEYAKIGKLKRESDVYSFGVVLFEILCGREAGDQIYLKESEKGLVHVARRNFYNGTIEDVIDPTLKEETGKKICNPINKDSLYTFLKVADQCVAETQDQRPTMKVVLKELQKALVFQVIQEEQVHEPNMDQVVDELQITTFQTPVNNLEHLKIPLTHILSATSDFSYTYRIAILDDVQFYRAELEHYDKENHSSKRQNTVIIKRYPSDRRHQFSGEKQFLTEIEILSGGVKHPNIVTMLGFCVEASEMILVIDNFSNGFLDDYLENLKEKRVLTWEKRLKICIDVAHGLHYIHSQMEDQKMIINRDICSYKIGLDENQGAKIVEFGESIVLPLDQKDEALYLQCIGAEHYIDPEYKKTNKVKRESDVYGFGVILFEILCGRLANDPIYLKESDIGLAHVARRSFSTGSLEELIDPIIKEEVGENNFVLNRGPNKDSLHRFITIAHQCVAETQDQRPKMEVVVNELEKALFFQNMSSTMNQFAHLQIPLEDVAKATNNFHHDNIIEHDGVGIAYKGRLLWSGRLMEIAARRFDCKRGEGDLKILTEISVLSDLKHKNLVSVIGFCDEIDEKIIVTTYDANGSLGQYLNSLNLTWKQRLRICLGVARALSYLHYGKGRDYAILHCNINSKTILLDDNWETKLSGFEFSIKQSVNDKDQVCPCEHTGTLGCEDPAIEKTGGVTHKSDIYSFGVVLFETLCMRKALIQNEADWSLAQLAKYHHEKGTLHDIIHPHLLNQILSPQALLIYSKVAYSCLNDDRAHRPDTHYIVAILEKALELQLRHENIENKFGHLKIHLNDIKLATNNFSETYTIASVDGECTLYRAELHCFDKENPSSEKGKNKGDHPKGHNIVVIKRYPSGSQCFGEEEFFTEIEMLSSVEHPNIVTLIGFCIEDSEMILVIENVSNGYLWNYLGNDNDMRILTWEKRLKICIDVANALEHLHSEMEDQKMIIHRDICRYNIGLDENWRAKIDGFVACVFLPPNQEDEAVYIKWRGRTDYIDPEYEKTDKLKRESDVYSFGVVLFEILCGRRAYDPIYTKENGRGLGPVAKQSFCMGTLESMIDPILKEETGENNFVLNKGPNKDSLHTFMKIAYQCVAETQDQRPTMKVVVKELEKALSFQLNSEVKSDYVEEKSHASIIETQVVELSNELNSMNMTGKSENFEIHNKENMLHDQTDDSAEPDCF